GTTTCTTTGTGCAGATTGATAACTTGCTCGATACCTCCCAACAAATACTTCTGGGCTTTTTCGTCGTCGTGAGTGAAATACAGCAACAAAGCACGATGTTTCTTaacctaaaaaataaataaagaacattgtaaataaattttttctaaaattagaaCTCAGAATTCCAGTAGGTAATCGTACACTGGAGCCTCACCTGAACATGGATCTTTTCGTCGAACAACAATTCGGCCAAAATGAGCGGAGCTTTTTGCTTGATTTCCAAACGATCGGCCTCGGCGACGGTTTCCTTCGCATTCAATGTTCCAGCATCCCGATCAGCCTTGACCTTGGCGTAAAAGATATCAACCCTTTCCTTTTCAGATTTCTCCAAATCTTCAGTGATGGTCAATCCTTTGACGCCATCAGTGAGTCCTTGACGTCTGGTCTTGACTGCTTCTTCGGATACATCCAATGCCCAATCGTCGTCCTACGACAATCACGAAGAATTCGCATTAAATCGAGAACCAACTACATAATACTTGTAAAAAGGGGAAATCTTATTCgatgttttataaattttttaatacctcGTTATGGTCAGGTTTTTTCTCAGGAGCTTGTACAATGAGATCACCTTCCTCGTCGCCGTTCGGAGAATTCGAACGGTCTCCGTTCACCGAGTCGTTTTGCTTTTTCGAACGCTTGGCGCGTTTACCTTCCGTTAATGAAGATCCTTGAACTGCCGGATTCAAGTctacgtatgaaaaaaaaacacgttgaatTAACTCGAGTCACCATCTAAAGGTGCCGGAAGATATGAAAGAAGAGGACCACCACGTGTTGTGTACACTTACTCggcggatttttcaaaataaacgtgTTCAATTTATGTCTATACTCCAAAAGACCGTGATGTCCGCAAGCCTTGCATCCGACGGTGATGGTTTGCTTTTTAGCGCTGACAATAAGATCCGTTTCCGGATTATCGCAATCCGGGCACAGTACAAATTTGCGAATGAATCCGTCCAACAGATCTTGCAATTTACTCGCCTCGTGCGAACCGTTTACTATAAAACGATCGTGCTTGAAATCGAATTGCGTTTGAGCTCCGAGTTCGCAGCCGAAGTATTTCGTCGGATCTGCGAAAAGAAGAatgacaaattcaaaattgtcaaaaaattaatctcagAATCCTTCGTCCAGATAACGAAAAGCTCTCGAGTAAATTGACGAGTAAAAACTTACACGTAGGCGGACGTCCGATAGCTTTGGCAACTTCGATCATATTAACCATGACGGTTTTAATACCGTTCCCTTTTCCTTCGACTTTTGCAATAATCCTCGGCATCTTGTACCGGTAGAAAGGATCGCTGACATTTCGGTTCACGTTTAAGCTTCCCATGATTGTTATCTATCTTGAAAAATTCCTAGCGCCGCGAAACAACGATAGTGGAAGATTTTTTCCTCCTCATTTAACtcataaaaattggtgaaattaaaCTGCTCTACTTTTTCACGTTTCCCTAAACGGCAGAGATTTTCTATGTCGGGtactggaaaattttgaagtcctgaggatacaaaaaaaaaacaaaaaattgaaaatatcgagTCATCGAGCAAGTTGCAGACAATAACGAAGTACTATTCCTATAGTAAATAATCCAAATACACCAATACTAACCTATAAACAACAGGAAAATGATACCCGAAGGAAGTCATACACCTTGCGGCTTGTAAACTAAATGATATCGCACTCTCGTGCAAACTCCAATTTGTTCTGGACAGTAATAGTGgttctgtaacaaaaaaaacatgaatttatttatcaaaaattccacACCATacgacgaaaattttttaccaactaCCTATGTAACATAATAAGCTGCATAAGTTTAAAACTATATTGTTTCAAATGGAGTTAAACTATTACATTAGTATTGCACTGATCGAACACCcataaaatacacgaaaaacGAACCGCAGTAAATGATAGTGAACTGAGGGCGCTCATTAGAcaagatttattcaattttcattttcaatcatctACTTTTAATGATGAAACGAAATCCAAGGGAGATTGAGactttcaaagtaaaaattccGACGTACTGAGAACTGGTCACATGATTTTGAGGACTACAACTTCAGCTTTTGAAGCTTGATATatattctatcattttaatTAGTCTATTTGACATATTGAGAAAGGTCACCAATGAAATACAACTAAATATGAT
The sequence above is a segment of the Planococcus citri chromosome 3, ihPlaCitr1.1, whole genome shotgun sequence genome. Coding sequences within it:
- the LOC135839363 gene encoding eukaryotic translation initiation factor 5-like, which produces MGSLNVNRNVSDPFYRYKMPRIIAKVEGKGNGIKTVMVNMIEVAKAIGRPPTYPTKYFGCELGAQTQFDFKHDRFIVNGSHEASKLQDLLDGFIRKFVLCPDCDNPETDLIVSAKKQTITVGCKACGHHGLLEYRHKLNTFILKNPPNLNPAVQGSSLTEGKRAKRSKKQNDSVNGDRSNSPNGDEEGDLIVQAPEKKPDHNEDDDWALDVSEEAVKTRRQGLTDGVKGLTITEDLEKSEKERVDIFYAKVKADRDAGTLNAKETVAEADRLEIKQKAPLILAELLFDEKIHVQVKKHRALLLYFTHDDEKAQKYLLGGIEQVINLHKETLLPKTSPILKLFYDADILEEKVLLDWASKVRKKYVSAEVGQKIHKAAEPFIKWLKEAEEEEESDEDSEDDVEIEYNDRPNATTLKAQPAISKNNASKADDSEDDVDIDAI